A window of the Streptomyces formicae genome harbors these coding sequences:
- a CDS encoding DUF6296 family protein encodes MDRDDTDAAYELVFGRAADASAAPADEGEGEDVVVVRRTERKGPGGHPVYADDTGIVQAEISDRGEVRMLASGGHQQPAAGVEARPVA; translated from the coding sequence ATGGACCGGGACGACACGGACGCGGCATACGAGCTGGTCTTCGGGCGCGCCGCCGACGCGAGTGCGGCGCCGGCGGACGAGGGCGAGGGCGAGGACGTCGTCGTCGTACGGCGCACCGAGCGGAAGGGCCCCGGCGGCCATCCGGTCTACGCCGACGACACCGGCATCGTGCAGGCGGAGATCAGCGACCGCGGCGAGGTGCGGATGCTCGCCAGCGGCGGCCACCAGCAGCCCGCCGCCGGGGTCGAGGCCCGGCCCGTGGCGTGA
- a CDS encoding YciI family protein, which yields MSKYVLLTYLPVDGAPTKEEVGARWGAYHKALLDSGVLVANSGLAGTDTATTVRVRDGETQITDGPFAETKEYLAGFFVIDVADLDEALKWAADMPNSSYGPVEVRPVWNA from the coding sequence ATGTCCAAGTACGTTCTGCTGACCTATCTGCCCGTCGACGGCGCCCCCACCAAGGAGGAGGTCGGTGCCCGCTGGGGCGCCTACCACAAGGCCCTGCTGGACTCCGGTGTGCTCGTCGCCAACTCGGGCCTCGCCGGGACCGACACCGCGACGACCGTGCGGGTGCGCGACGGCGAGACGCAGATCACCGATGGGCCGTTCGCGGAGACCAAGGAGTACCTGGCCGGGTTCTTCGTGATCGACGTCGCCGATCTGGACGAGGCGCTGAAGTGGGCCGCCGACATGCCGAACAGCAGCTACGGGCCGGTCGAGGTGCGCCCGGTCTGGAACGCGTGA